The following proteins are encoded in a genomic region of Verrucomicrobiota bacterium:
- a CDS encoding thermonuclease family protein, whose product MKPEYSTERIGSYYRLTGVCPLEHRYNDGDSFLVRHGEDEFELRLYYVDTPEKYLSDEHAKQRERVAEQADYFGLSLDQTIALGQVAKTYVERLFQEQGSFTVYTAWEQVYDGDRYHGFVEIDDPQKPSEKIYLTELLVREGLGRIHTRGEETPKGQSWRAYKEQLYSLERRAKEARRGAWMF is encoded by the coding sequence ATGAAGCCCGAATACTCTACCGAACGCATCGGATCTTACTACAGGCTGACGGGCGTTTGCCCGCTGGAGCATCGTTACAACGATGGCGATAGTTTTTTGGTCCGTCATGGGGAGGACGAGTTTGAGCTGCGTCTCTACTATGTCGATACACCTGAGAAGTATCTTAGCGACGAGCATGCGAAACAGCGAGAGCGAGTCGCTGAGCAAGCGGACTACTTTGGGCTCAGCTTAGATCAAACCATCGCTCTCGGACAGGTAGCGAAAACCTATGTCGAGAGGCTTTTCCAAGAACAGGGAAGCTTCACTGTCTACACCGCTTGGGAACAGGTTTATGACGGGGATCGTTACCACGGGTTCGTCGAAATCGATGATCCTCAAAAACCTTCCGAGAAGATCTACCTCACCGAGCTGCTGGTGCGGGAAGGCCTCGGACGCATCCACACGCGCGGGGAAGAGACCCCGAAAGGGCAATCATGGCGAGCCTATAAAGAGCAACTCTATTCGCTCGAAAGAAGAGCGAAAGAGGCGCGGCGCGGGGCTTGGATGTTCTAG
- a CDS encoding helix-turn-helix domain-containing protein, with the protein MDTKGAAEGGSRHSSYGRPACPVEATLELIGGKWKGMVLFYLLEGKMRFSELMRAIGCVTQRMLTKQLRELEASGLVNRIVYAEVPPRVEYELTSEGESLRPLLMELKKWGDGYALRLLEERKSKQKEGG; encoded by the coding sequence ATGGATACCAAAGGCGCAGCAGAAGGTGGTTCCCGGCACTCCAGTTATGGAAGGCCAGCTTGCCCGGTGGAGGCAACTTTGGAGCTGATTGGAGGCAAATGGAAAGGCATGGTTCTCTTTTACCTGCTGGAGGGAAAGATGCGCTTTAGTGAATTGATGCGGGCCATCGGCTGTGTGACCCAACGGATGCTGACCAAGCAGTTGCGAGAGTTGGAGGCGAGTGGGCTGGTGAATCGCATCGTCTACGCCGAGGTGCCTCCACGGGTGGAGTATGAACTCACCTCCGAAGGAGAGTCTCTCCGGCCTCTTCTGATGGAGCTAAAAAAGTGGGGAGACGGCTACGCGCTTCGCCTGCTGGAAGAGCGAAAGTCAAAACAGAAAGAGGGAGGGTAG